One genomic window of Stenotrophomonas lactitubi includes the following:
- a CDS encoding acyl-CoA thioesterase translates to MTPIPETVPPTEVRMAEIVFPNHTNHMGTLFGGQALAWMDKAAFLAAARYSRRTVVTARSDQVDFKLPIRIGQMVETIGRIVEVGRSSMKVEVELIAEDLHSGERKLCTRGHFVMIALGEDGHPVTVPQLPGAPAA, encoded by the coding sequence ATGACCCCCATTCCCGAGACCGTGCCGCCGACCGAAGTGCGCATGGCCGAAATCGTCTTCCCCAACCACACCAACCATATGGGCACCCTGTTCGGTGGCCAGGCACTGGCATGGATGGACAAGGCCGCCTTCCTGGCCGCCGCCCGCTACTCGCGCCGCACCGTGGTGACCGCGCGCAGCGACCAGGTCGATTTCAAGCTGCCGATCCGCATCGGCCAGATGGTGGAGACCATCGGCCGCATCGTCGAGGTCGGCCGCAGCTCGATGAAGGTCGAGGTGGAGCTGATCGCCGAGGACCTGCACAGCGGCGAGCGCAAGCTGTGCACGCGCGGCCACTTCGTGATGATCGCCCTGGGCGAGGATGGCCACCCGGTGACCGTGCCGCAGCTGCCCGGCGCGCCGGCGGCCTGA
- a CDS encoding NADH:flavin oxidoreductase/NADH oxidase, with protein sequence MSQLFSPISFGPLTLSNRIVVAPMCQYSAEDGRASDWHAMHLGNLAQSGAGLLILEATAVEARGRISWADLGLWDDGTEAALAQVLASVRRWSPMPLGVQLAHAGRKASTARPWDGGGQLPADDVRGWTTVAPSPLPFHAADPAPQELDEAGIAEIVAAFAASAVRAERLGFELIEIHAAHGYLLHQFLSPLSNRRTDGYGGSLPNRLRMLVEVFDAVRAAVSDKVAVGVRISASDWVEGGWDIVQSEALAQVLDARGCNFLHVSSGGLHERQKISVGPGYQVPFAAAIKAKKVRMPVIAVGMITEPEQAESILRHNQADAIALARGILYDPRWPWHAAAALGDSVVPAPQYLRCEPRDARGVFSPR encoded by the coding sequence GTGAGCCAGCTGTTTTCGCCGATCTCCTTCGGCCCCCTGACCCTGTCCAACCGCATCGTCGTCGCGCCGATGTGCCAGTACTCCGCCGAAGACGGCCGCGCCAGCGACTGGCACGCCATGCATCTGGGCAACCTGGCGCAGTCCGGTGCGGGCCTGCTGATCCTGGAGGCCACCGCGGTCGAAGCGCGCGGCCGCATCAGCTGGGCCGATCTGGGCCTGTGGGACGACGGCACCGAAGCGGCACTGGCACAGGTGCTGGCCAGCGTACGCCGCTGGTCGCCGATGCCATTGGGTGTGCAGTTGGCCCATGCCGGCCGCAAGGCCTCTACGGCGCGCCCGTGGGATGGCGGTGGCCAGTTGCCGGCCGACGATGTGCGCGGTTGGACCACGGTCGCGCCGTCGCCGCTGCCCTTCCATGCAGCCGATCCGGCGCCGCAGGAACTGGACGAGGCCGGCATCGCCGAGATCGTTGCCGCCTTCGCCGCCAGCGCGGTGCGCGCCGAGCGCCTGGGCTTCGAGCTGATCGAGATCCATGCCGCGCACGGTTACCTGCTGCACCAGTTCCTGTCGCCGCTGAGCAACCGCCGCACCGATGGCTACGGCGGCTCGCTGCCGAACCGCCTGCGGATGCTGGTGGAAGTGTTCGATGCGGTGCGTGCCGCGGTGTCGGACAAGGTCGCCGTGGGCGTGCGCATCTCCGCCAGCGACTGGGTCGAGGGTGGCTGGGACATCGTGCAGAGCGAGGCGCTGGCACAGGTGCTGGACGCGCGTGGCTGCAATTTCCTGCATGTTTCCAGCGGCGGCCTGCACGAGCGCCAGAAGATCAGCGTCGGCCCGGGCTACCAGGTGCCGTTCGCGGCGGCGATCAAGGCCAAGAAGGTGCGCATGCCGGTGATCGCGGTGGGCATGATCACCGAGCCCGAGCAGGCCGAATCGATCCTGCGCCACAACCAGGCCGATGCCATCGCGCTGGCCCGCGGCATCCTGTACGACCCGCGCTGGCCGTGGCACGCCGCTGCTGCGCTGGGTGACAGCGTGGTGCCGGCGCCGCAGTACCTGCGCTGCGAGCCGCGCGACGCACGCGGCGTGTTCAGTCCGCGCTGA
- the pncA gene encoding bifunctional nicotinamidase/pyrazinamidase, with product MTALPADVALLVIDLQPDFMPGGALACEEGDALVAPITALLAERRYRTVVATQDWHPADHASFASQHPGHLPFEAILLHAQPQTLWPDHCVQGSAGAALHPGVDWTVADLILRKGTRQQVDSYSAFRENHGPDGTRPATGLAGWLHERGIREVHVCGLARDYCVLWSAQDAVKSGFRVKFLWELTRPVTDANDGMVREALAKARIAVL from the coding sequence ATGACCGCCCTGCCCGCTGACGTCGCCCTGCTGGTGATCGACCTGCAGCCGGACTTCATGCCCGGTGGCGCCCTCGCCTGCGAAGAGGGCGATGCGCTGGTGGCGCCGATCACGGCACTGCTGGCCGAGCGCCGCTACCGCACCGTGGTCGCAACCCAGGACTGGCACCCGGCCGACCATGCCTCGTTTGCCAGCCAGCATCCGGGGCATCTGCCTTTTGAAGCCATCCTGCTGCACGCGCAGCCGCAGACGCTGTGGCCGGACCACTGCGTGCAGGGCAGCGCGGGCGCCGCACTGCACCCGGGAGTGGACTGGACCGTGGCCGACCTGATCCTGCGCAAAGGCACGCGCCAGCAGGTGGATTCGTACAGCGCCTTCCGCGAAAACCACGGCCCCGACGGCACGCGCCCGGCGACCGGACTGGCCGGCTGGCTGCACGAACGAGGGATCCGCGAGGTGCACGTGTGCGGCTTGGCGCGCGATTACTGTGTGCTGTGGAGCGCGCAGGACGCGGTGAAGTCCGGCTTCCGGGTGAAGTTCCTGTGGGAGCTGACCCGCCCGGTGACCGATGCCAACGACGGCATGGTGCGCGAGGCCCTGGCGAAAGCGAGGATTGCGGTCCTGTAA
- a CDS encoding LysE family translocator, whose product MPATSDLLAFALVSLAMVLTPGPNMIYVISRSICQGRVAGLISLGGVAMGFVFYMLCAALGITALLMTVPFAYDALRIGGALYLLYLAWQALKPGGRSPFAVRDLPVDGPRKLFAMGFLTNVLNPKVAVMYLSLLPQFLHPDSEGGVLMQSLVLGSTQLLVSVSVNGIIAMMAGSIAGFLAARPTWQAVQRWFMGMVLAGLAVRMAVDGRR is encoded by the coding sequence ATGCCCGCCACGTCCGACCTGCTGGCCTTCGCCCTTGTCTCGCTGGCCATGGTGCTGACACCTGGGCCGAACATGATCTACGTGATCTCGCGTTCGATCTGCCAGGGCCGCGTGGCCGGGCTGATTTCGCTGGGCGGGGTGGCGATGGGCTTCGTGTTCTACATGCTGTGCGCGGCGCTGGGCATCACCGCGCTGCTGATGACCGTGCCGTTCGCCTACGACGCGCTGCGCATCGGTGGCGCGCTGTACCTGCTGTACCTGGCTTGGCAGGCATTGAAGCCGGGCGGGCGGTCGCCGTTCGCGGTGCGTGACCTGCCGGTGGACGGCCCGCGCAAGCTGTTCGCGATGGGCTTCCTGACCAATGTGCTGAATCCGAAGGTGGCGGTGATGTACCTGTCCCTGCTGCCGCAGTTCCTGCACCCGGACAGCGAAGGCGGCGTGTTGATGCAGTCGCTGGTGCTGGGTTCCACCCAGCTGCTGGTCAGCGTGAGCGTGAACGGCATCATCGCGATGATGGCCGGCAGCATTGCCGGCTTCCTGGCTGCGCGTCCCACCTGGCAGGCGGTGCAGCGGTGGTTCATGGGCATGGTGCTGGCCGGGTTGGCCGTGCGCATGGCGGTGGATGGGCGGCGGTGA
- a CDS encoding NAD-dependent protein deacetylase — protein sequence MTLPLTDFIDRAQRLFVLTGAGCSTASGIPDYRDADGQWKRTPPVTYQAFMGEAATRQRYWARSLLGWPRFGQARPNGTHQALAALEDSGKLQVLLTQNVDGLHQRAGSRNVIDLHGRLDLVRCMGCERRSEREDFQLQLLQVNPGWESLEAGIAPDGDADLETDFSAFAVPDCPHCGGLLKPDVVFFGENVPRERVDAVHDHLQQADAVLVVGSSLMVYSGFRFVQAAAKAGLPVAALNRGRTRADDLLQFKDERDCAEALAGWVR from the coding sequence ATGACCCTGCCGCTCACCGACTTCATCGACCGCGCCCAACGCCTGTTCGTGCTGACCGGCGCCGGCTGCAGCACCGCTTCGGGCATTCCCGATTACCGCGATGCCGATGGCCAGTGGAAGCGCACGCCGCCGGTGACCTACCAGGCGTTCATGGGCGAGGCAGCCACCCGCCAACGTTACTGGGCGCGCAGCCTGCTGGGCTGGCCGCGCTTCGGCCAGGCCCGGCCCAACGGCACGCATCAGGCGCTGGCCGCACTGGAGGACAGCGGCAAGCTGCAGGTGCTGCTGACCCAGAACGTGGATGGCCTGCACCAGCGTGCCGGCAGCCGCAACGTGATCGACCTGCACGGTCGCCTGGACCTGGTGCGCTGCATGGGCTGCGAACGTCGCAGCGAGCGTGAGGACTTCCAGCTGCAACTGCTGCAGGTCAACCCCGGCTGGGAGTCGCTGGAGGCCGGCATCGCGCCCGACGGCGACGCCGACCTGGAAACCGACTTTTCCGCGTTTGCGGTGCCGGACTGCCCGCACTGCGGCGGCCTGCTGAAGCCGGACGTGGTGTTCTTCGGCGAGAACGTGCCGCGTGAGCGTGTGGATGCCGTGCACGACCACCTGCAGCAGGCGGATGCGGTACTGGTGGTGGGCTCCTCGCTGATGGTCTATTCCGGCTTCCGCTTCGTGCAGGCGGCGGCCAAGGCTGGCTTGCCGGTGGCCGCGCTGAACCGTGGCCGCACCCGTGCCGACGACCTGCTGCAGTTCAAGGACGAGCGCGATTGCGCCGAGGCGCTGGCCGGCTGGGTGCGCTGA
- a CDS encoding LysR family transcriptional regulator, translating into MNLLQLIRSFTRTAETGSIAAAARTLGISATAVGQNINRLEAHLGVRLLNRSTRQLALSEAGTVYLAQVRHLEADLARAQAMVTGDVEPAGPLRIASSSAFGRHVLAPLLPSLQQRYPQLQLELRLTDRAVQHGAEAVDASIRIGAQLEDGLVARPLARIPFVFCASPAYLQAHGMPLEPAQLAAHRGLLHRFPTDGRPLRWGLLKDGQRVDAALPPSMVCDDINALAELAAAGAGITRLAAFVAEPYLRDGRLQAVFGCGTDWKPEPMEVYFCVSDRRDFTAKIRALFEHLQAGLPPAWQV; encoded by the coding sequence ATGAACCTGTTGCAGCTCATCCGCAGCTTCACCCGCACCGCAGAGACCGGCAGCATTGCCGCTGCGGCACGCACCCTTGGCATCAGCGCCACCGCCGTGGGCCAGAACATCAACCGTCTGGAAGCCCACCTGGGCGTGCGCCTGCTGAACCGGAGTACGCGCCAACTGGCGCTGAGCGAGGCCGGCACGGTGTACCTGGCACAGGTGCGGCATCTCGAAGCCGATCTGGCACGCGCGCAGGCCATGGTCACCGGCGACGTGGAACCGGCCGGGCCCCTGCGCATCGCCAGCAGCAGCGCGTTCGGCCGGCACGTGCTGGCACCGCTGCTGCCCTCACTGCAGCAGCGCTACCCGCAGTTGCAGCTGGAACTGCGCCTGACCGATCGCGCCGTGCAGCACGGTGCCGAGGCGGTGGATGCAAGCATCCGCATCGGCGCGCAGCTGGAGGACGGGCTGGTGGCGCGCCCTCTGGCACGTATTCCGTTCGTGTTCTGCGCATCGCCTGCGTACCTGCAGGCACACGGCATGCCGCTGGAGCCGGCGCAGCTGGCCGCCCATCGCGGCTTGCTGCACCGCTTCCCCACCGATGGCCGACCACTACGCTGGGGCTTGCTGAAAGACGGTCAACGCGTGGACGCAGCACTGCCGCCGAGCATGGTCTGCGATGACATCAATGCGCTGGCCGAACTGGCCGCTGCCGGAGCGGGCATTACCCGGCTGGCAGCGTTCGTGGCCGAACCGTACCTGCGCGACGGGCGCCTGCAGGCGGTGTTCGGTTGCGGCACCGACTGGAAGCCGGAGCCGATGGAGGTCTATTTCTGCGTGAGTGACCGCCGCGATTTCACCGCCAAGATCCGCGCGCTGTTCGAGCACCTGCAGGCCGGCCTGCCGCCGGCCTGGCAGGTGTAA
- a CDS encoding NYN domain-containing protein → MPTAVLIDGGYFIKRFRRIEPHNAYNAQRAAEVAHRWAIAHLKHASGERRDLYRIFFYDCPPLRKKMHNPISGLCIDYSRSDEALFRTSLHEALKQKRKVALRLGHLTDFSSWTTGSRTFDDLLKGKRTFGDLQADELQPNVRQKGVDMRIGIDISSLALKRQVRQIILMAGDADFVPAAKLARREGVDFVLDPMWSSIPKGLMEHIDGVRSTCPRPLEQQRAHRGQLPCAIPGTASAT, encoded by the coding sequence ATGCCGACGGCAGTTCTCATTGATGGCGGCTACTTCATCAAGCGCTTTCGCCGCATCGAGCCCCACAACGCTTACAACGCTCAACGCGCCGCCGAGGTCGCCCACCGATGGGCCATCGCCCATCTGAAGCATGCAAGTGGCGAGCGACGGGACCTCTATCGCATCTTCTTCTACGACTGCCCGCCGTTGCGCAAGAAGATGCACAACCCGATTTCCGGTTTGTGCATCGACTATTCGCGATCCGACGAAGCGCTGTTCAGAACCAGCCTGCACGAGGCACTGAAGCAGAAGCGGAAGGTCGCCCTGCGTCTTGGCCATCTCACCGACTTCAGTTCGTGGACGACCGGGTCACGAACCTTCGACGACCTGCTCAAGGGAAAGCGAACGTTCGGCGATCTTCAGGCCGACGAGCTGCAACCGAATGTGCGACAGAAAGGCGTGGATATGCGCATCGGCATCGATATCTCGTCACTCGCCCTCAAGCGTCAGGTCCGCCAGATCATTCTGATGGCGGGTGATGCTGACTTCGTGCCGGCCGCGAAGCTTGCCCGGCGTGAAGGAGTCGATTTCGTTCTGGATCCGATGTGGTCGTCCATTCCCAAAGGGCTGATGGAACACATTGATGGCGTGCGCTCTACCTGCCCCAGACCATTGGAGCAACAACGGGCGCATCGCGGGCAATTGCCTTGTGCCATCCCGGGAACCGCCAGCGCTACCTGA
- the purU gene encoding formyltetrahydrofolate deformylase yields MRPDSILTLSCPDRTGIVYRVSGLLFDHGCNILDAQQFGDEESGRFFLRVHFDRDAGLPLDTVHNAMAALAADFGMDWQLHDGRRRPRLLVLVSKQGHCLNDLLFRAHSGQLKVDIAAVASNHADFAALAASYQVPFHHLPVNADTRAAQEQQIIDLVERERIDLVVLARYMQILSPMLCRALAGRAINIHHSFLPSFKGAQPYHQAHARGVKIIGATAHYVTEDLDEGPIIEQDVARVDHAMTPRELVRLGSDTESQVLARAVRRHVEHRILLNGHRTVVFR; encoded by the coding sequence ATGCGCCCCGATTCCATCCTCACCCTCTCCTGTCCCGACCGCACCGGCATCGTCTACCGCGTGTCGGGCCTGTTGTTCGACCACGGCTGCAACATCCTCGACGCCCAGCAGTTCGGCGACGAGGAGAGCGGTCGCTTCTTCCTGCGCGTGCACTTCGACCGCGATGCGGGCCTGCCGCTGGATACCGTGCACAACGCGATGGCTGCACTGGCAGCGGACTTCGGCATGGACTGGCAGCTGCACGACGGGCGCCGCCGGCCACGCCTGCTGGTGCTGGTCAGCAAGCAGGGCCATTGCCTGAACGACCTGCTGTTCCGTGCACACAGCGGCCAGCTGAAGGTGGATATCGCTGCGGTGGCATCCAACCATGCGGACTTCGCAGCGCTGGCGGCGTCCTACCAGGTGCCGTTCCACCACCTGCCGGTGAACGCCGACACGCGCGCGGCGCAGGAACAGCAGATCATCGATCTGGTCGAGCGTGAGCGCATCGATCTGGTGGTGCTGGCGCGCTACATGCAGATTCTCTCGCCCATGCTGTGCCGTGCGCTGGCGGGCAGGGCAATCAACATCCACCACAGCTTCCTGCCCAGCTTCAAGGGCGCGCAACCCTACCACCAGGCGCACGCGCGCGGGGTCAAGATCATCGGCGCCACCGCGCACTACGTCACCGAAGACCTGGACGAAGGTCCGATCATCGAACAGGACGTGGCCCGCGTGGACCACGCGATGACTCCCCGCGAGTTGGTGCGGCTGGGCAGCGATACCGAATCGCAGGTGCTGGCGCGGGCGGTACGCCGGCACGTGGAGCACCGAATCCTGCTCAACGGGCACCGCACGGTGGTGTTCAGGTAG
- a CDS encoding epoxyqueuosine reductase QueH: MTELQRPTLTLPDDGQRLLLHSCCAPCSGEVMEAITASGIDYAIFFYNPNIHPVKEYELRKQENIRFAEQHNIPFIDCDYDTDNWFSRARGMENEPERGIRCTMCFDMRFERTALYAHEHGYDTISSSLGISRWKNMAQINDCGVRAASHYEGLQYWDYNWRKGGGASRMVEISKREQFYQQEYCGCVYSLRDANRHRRENGRERIKIGLLYYGQDNDAASGD; the protein is encoded by the coding sequence ATGACCGAGCTCCAACGCCCCACCCTGACCCTTCCCGACGACGGCCAGCGCCTGCTGCTGCACTCGTGCTGCGCGCCATGCTCGGGCGAAGTGATGGAGGCGATCACCGCCTCCGGAATCGACTACGCGATCTTCTTCTACAACCCCAACATCCACCCGGTGAAGGAGTACGAGCTGCGCAAGCAGGAGAACATCCGCTTCGCCGAGCAGCACAACATTCCCTTCATCGACTGCGACTACGACACCGACAACTGGTTCAGCCGTGCGCGTGGCATGGAGAATGAACCCGAGCGCGGCATCCGCTGCACGATGTGCTTCGACATGCGTTTCGAGCGCACCGCGCTGTACGCACACGAACACGGCTACGACACCATCAGCTCCTCGCTGGGCATCTCGCGCTGGAAGAACATGGCGCAGATCAACGACTGCGGCGTGCGCGCCGCCTCGCACTACGAAGGCCTGCAGTACTGGGACTACAACTGGCGCAAGGGTGGTGGTGCCAGCCGCATGGTCGAGATCAGCAAACGCGAGCAGTTCTACCAGCAGGAATACTGTGGCTGCGTATATTCGCTGCGCGATGCCAACCGCCACCGGCGCGAGAACGGCCGCGAGCGCATCAAGATCGGCTTGCTGTATTACGGGCAGGACAACGACGCCGCCAGCGGCGATTGA
- a CDS encoding bifunctional nicotinamide-nucleotide adenylyltransferase/Nudix hydroxylase, translating to MEFDYLVFIGRFEPFHNGHAAVARLALSRARKLIFLVGSADTPRSLRNPWTVAERAVMIQAALDGNADRLLIQPLRDHLYNEAQWIASVQRHVAEALRNDGAAPDAKVGLIGMDKDASSYYLREFPQWPLVDVQHTATLSATELRRYLFEAGDVDFHGALLMLRGNVPAPVYEMLEAFRRSSPAYAQLVAEYRFIEQYKAAWKDAPYAPTFVTTDAVVVHSGHVLLVRRRSAPGKGLWALPGGFVGQEQSLLDSCLRELREETRLKIPLPVLKGSLKGQQVFDHPERSQRGRTITHAFHFEFPAGELPAVRGGDDADKARWIPVSEALDMGPQLFEDHLHILEYFLGRG from the coding sequence ATGGAATTCGACTATCTCGTCTTCATCGGGCGTTTCGAGCCCTTCCACAACGGCCATGCCGCCGTTGCCCGCCTTGCCCTGAGCAGGGCCCGCAAGCTGATCTTCCTGGTCGGCTCTGCCGATACCCCCCGCAGCCTGCGCAATCCCTGGACCGTGGCCGAACGCGCCGTGATGATCCAGGCCGCCCTCGATGGCAACGCCGATCGCCTGCTGATCCAGCCACTGCGTGACCACCTGTACAACGAAGCCCAGTGGATCGCCAGCGTGCAGCGTCATGTGGCCGAAGCCCTGCGCAACGATGGTGCCGCACCCGATGCGAAGGTCGGCCTGATCGGCATGGACAAGGATGCTTCCAGCTACTACCTGCGGGAGTTCCCGCAATGGCCGCTGGTCGACGTGCAGCACACTGCTACCTTGTCGGCCACCGAGCTGCGTCGTTACCTGTTCGAAGCCGGCGACGTGGATTTCCACGGTGCACTGCTTATGCTGCGCGGTAATGTGCCGGCACCGGTGTACGAGATGCTCGAGGCGTTCCGCAGAAGCTCACCGGCCTACGCGCAGCTGGTGGCCGAGTACCGTTTCATCGAGCAGTACAAGGCCGCCTGGAAGGATGCGCCATATGCGCCTACCTTCGTCACCACCGATGCGGTGGTGGTGCACTCGGGCCACGTACTGCTGGTCCGCCGTCGTTCGGCACCGGGCAAGGGCCTGTGGGCGCTGCCCGGCGGCTTCGTCGGCCAGGAACAGAGCCTGCTCGACAGCTGCCTGCGCGAACTGCGCGAGGAAACCCGGCTGAAGATTCCACTGCCGGTGCTGAAAGGCTCGCTGAAGGGCCAGCAGGTGTTCGACCACCCCGAGCGCAGCCAGCGCGGTCGCACCATCACCCATGCCTTCCACTTCGAATTCCCCGCTGGCGAACTGCCGGCGGTGCGCGGTGGCGACGACGCCGACAAAGCGCGCTGGATTCCGGTCAGCGAGGCGCTGGACATGGGCCCGCAGCTGTTTGAAGACCACCTGCACATCCTGGAGTACTTCCTGGGCCGCGGCTGA
- a CDS encoding nicotinate phosphoribosyltransferase → MHYLDNLLLNTDSYKASHWLQYPPGTDATFFYVESRGGLHDRTVFFGLQAILKDALARPVTHADIDDAAALFAAHGEPFNEAGWRDIVDRLGGHLPVRIRAVPEGSVVPTHQALMTIESTDPAAFWVPSYLETLLLRVWYPVTVATISWHARQTIAGFLQQTSDDPQGQLPFKLHDFGARGVSSLESAALGGTAHLVNFLGTDTVSALCLARAHYHAPMAGYSIPAAEHSTITSWGREREVDAYRNMLRQFGTPGAIVAVVSDSYDIYRAISEHWGTALREEVIASGATLVIRPDSGDPVEVVAESLLRLDAAFGHTINGKGYKVLNHVRVIQGDGINPDTIRAILQRTTDDGYSTDNVAFGMGGALLQRLDRDTQKFALKCSAARVDGDWIDVYKEPVTDAGKASKRGRMRLLRRLGDGSLHTVPLPAGGDDTLPAGFEDAMVTVWENGRLLHDQRLDDIRARAAAQH, encoded by the coding sequence ATGCATTACCTCGATAACCTTCTCCTCAACACCGACAGCTACAAGGCCAGCCACTGGCTGCAGTACCCGCCGGGTACAGACGCCACGTTCTTCTACGTGGAATCACGCGGCGGCCTGCACGATCGCACGGTGTTCTTCGGCCTGCAGGCGATCCTCAAGGATGCCCTGGCACGGCCCGTCACCCACGCCGACATCGATGACGCCGCAGCGCTGTTCGCCGCGCATGGCGAACCGTTCAACGAAGCCGGCTGGCGCGATATCGTCGACCGTCTCGGCGGCCATCTGCCGGTACGCATCCGCGCCGTACCCGAAGGCAGCGTGGTGCCCACGCACCAGGCACTGATGACCATCGAGTCGACCGACCCCGCCGCCTTCTGGGTGCCGTCCTACCTGGAAACCCTGCTGCTGCGCGTGTGGTACCCGGTCACCGTGGCGACCATCAGCTGGCATGCGCGGCAGACCATCGCCGGCTTCCTGCAGCAGACCAGCGATGACCCGCAGGGGCAGCTGCCGTTCAAGCTGCACGACTTCGGCGCACGCGGCGTCTCCAGCCTGGAATCTGCCGCACTTGGCGGTACCGCGCACCTGGTCAACTTCCTCGGCACCGATACGGTGTCGGCGCTGTGCCTTGCACGTGCGCACTACCACGCGCCGATGGCGGGCTATTCGATTCCGGCCGCCGAGCACAGCACCATCACCAGCTGGGGCCGCGAGCGCGAAGTGGATGCGTACCGCAACATGCTGCGCCAGTTCGGCACGCCCGGTGCGATCGTAGCGGTGGTGTCGGACAGCTATGACATCTACCGTGCCATCAGCGAACACTGGGGTACCGCCCTGCGCGAAGAAGTGATCGCTTCCGGCGCCACCCTGGTCATCCGCCCGGATTCTGGCGACCCGGTCGAGGTGGTCGCCGAGAGTCTGCTGCGGTTGGATGCCGCGTTCGGTCACACGATCAACGGCAAGGGCTACAAGGTGCTCAACCATGTCCGCGTCATCCAGGGCGATGGCATCAACCCGGATACGATCCGCGCGATCCTGCAGCGCACCACCGATGATGGCTACTCGACTGACAACGTGGCCTTCGGCATGGGCGGCGCCCTGCTGCAGCGGCTGGACCGTGATACCCAGAAGTTCGCGCTGAAGTGTTCGGCAGCGCGGGTGGATGGTGACTGGATCGACGTCTACAAGGAGCCGGTCACCGATGCCGGCAAGGCCAGCAAGCGCGGCCGTATGCGTCTGCTGCGCCGCCTGGGCGACGGCAGCCTGCACACGGTGCCGCTGCCGGCCGGTGGCGATGACACCCTTCCGGCCGGCTTCGAGGATGCGATGGTGACCGTGTGGGAGAACGGCCGCCTGCTGCATGACCAGCGGCTGGATGACATCCGCGCGCGGGCCGCTGCCCAGCATTGA